The following coding sequences lie in one Desulfitibacter alkalitolerans DSM 16504 genomic window:
- a CDS encoding sigma factor-like helix-turn-helix DNA-binding protein: MDKKKKFFIRIDNHVEQVTEEVYREYFKMLRRERYLEERDLAHGRFLYSQLDNVYEDILGEEMLVDRLTEDLCDSIVTKIMIEKLKECLSLLSDDELNLITQLFYEEKSQRQLSEESGIPVMTISDRKNRILKKLKKYMENKK; the protein is encoded by the coding sequence ATGGATAAGAAAAAGAAGTTTTTTATACGCATTGATAATCACGTAGAGCAGGTAACAGAAGAAGTCTACAGAGAGTATTTCAAAATGCTCCGAAGAGAGCGCTATTTAGAAGAACGGGATTTGGCACATGGCAGGTTCTTGTATTCACAGCTTGATAATGTCTATGAGGATATTCTGGGAGAAGAAATGCTAGTTGATAGGCTTACAGAGGATCTTTGCGATTCCATTGTCACCAAAATCATGATTGAAAAATTAAAGGAATGTTTATCCCTTTTGTCTGATGATGAACTGAATTTAATCACCCAGTTATTTTATGAAGAAAAAAGTCAGCGACAGCTATCAGAGGAAAGTGGCATACCAGTAATGACCATAAGTGATCGAAAGAACAGAATCCTAAAGAAGCTAAAAAAATATATGGAAAATAAAAAATAA